In Silene latifolia isolate original U9 population chromosome 3, ASM4854445v1, whole genome shotgun sequence, a single window of DNA contains:
- the LOC141649175 gene encoding uncharacterized protein LOC141649175, with the protein MGNVVGARPNLTIIQDFVSKNWGKIASPVVQYFQKGWFSFRFETQEAMDDVLRKGPWMVGANSLVLKHWSPSSSYEMDRVAKVTVWVLLRGLDPYLWSDRVLSKIASRLGHPLFADPATTSKSKLSFARVLIKMDVSKTLSDHVVINIPGLGSVSQKIVYEWYPYFYHGCGKLGHKIDFCKWQKGKENTPTAEVVSVQETSQVSASIIASVETDHPELGCTLEPISIVSPSTVRNVDSVSQGPGQRSSPTDRDLLELASVKHSACSQDQDLIPVPDSRELSQEELLIPVTSNQFALLAPAHDIQDNITTKHVVGRLEQGACSEVSQLEGDVVLGNVGSGCTQLGQISLESASSLTMDFTEHHSVCSQGILVAHQATVPPDIDKT; encoded by the coding sequence ATGGGAAATGTTGTGGGAGCACGGCCAAATCTAACAATAATTCAGGATTTTGTTTCTAAAAATTGGGGAAAAATAGCATCACCAGTAGTTCAATACTTTCAAAAAGGTTGGTTTTCTTTTAGATTTGAGACTCAAGAGGCCATGGATGATGTTCTAAGGAAGGGTCCATGGATGGTTGGGGCAAACTCCTTAGTCCTTAAACATTGGTCTCCTTCTTCCTCTTATGAGATGGACAGAGTTGCTAAGGTTACTGTCTGGGTTCTTCTTCGTGGATTAGATCCATACCTATGGTCTGATAGGGTTCTAAGCAAGATAGCTAGCAGGCTTGGCCATCCATTATTTGCTGATCCTGCCACTACTTCTAAATCAAAACTATCGTTTGCTAGGGTTTTGATAAAAATGGATGTCTCCAAAACTCTATCTGATCATGTGGTTATCAACATCCCGGGTCTAGGTTCTGTCTCTCAGAAGATAGTTTATGAATGGTATCCCTATTTTTATCATGGGTGTGGTAAGTTGGGGCACAAAATTGATTTCTGCAAATGGCAGAAAGGCAAGGAAAACACTCCTACTGCTGAGGTTGTTTCTGTTCAGGAGACATCTCAGGTTTCTGCATCCATTATTGCCTCTGTTGAAACAGATCATCCAGAGCTAGGTTGTACCTTAGAGCCAATTTCAATAGTTTCTCCATCAACAGTGAGGAATGTAGACTCAGTAAGCCAAGGACCAGGTCAGAGATCCTCACCTACTGATAGAGATCTATTAGAACTGGCTTCTGTAAAGCACTCAGCATGCTCTCAGGATCAGGATTTGATTCCTGTTCCAGATTCTCGGGAACTTTCTCAAGAAGAGCTCCTTATTCCTGTTACTTCGAATCAGTTTGCTCTATTGGCTCCCGCACATGACATTCAGGATAATATTACTACTAAACATGTTGTTGGCAGACTAGAACAAGGTGCTTGTTCAGAGGTCTCTCAGTTAGAAGGGGATGTTGTCCTAGGGAATGTAGGCTCAGGATGCACTCAGCTAGGCCAGATATCCCTAGAATCAGCTTCTTCTTTAACTATGGATTTCACTGAGCATCACTCAGTATGTTCTCAGGGTATTTTAGTGGCTCATCAGGCAACAGTTCCCCCTGATATTGATAAAACATGA